One Bactrocera neohumeralis isolate Rockhampton unplaced genomic scaffold, APGP_CSIRO_Bneo_wtdbg2-racon-allhic-juicebox.fasta_v2 ctg1861, whole genome shotgun sequence genomic window, GAGTTGTTGGATGTTGACAACTTGATTCCGTACGTAATCCTTCCAGCGTGACGCATGTGATCGAATCCATGTGAGTGTGACTAATGAGTTAGTCGAGAGAGTGGTTGATTGTGCGTCAACTTGAAGAGTGGCTTTGACGTAAGTTATTAATTTCGATATTAGCAGCGCTGCTGATAGTTCTAGTCGTGGAATAGTGAGTCGTTTGAGTGGTGCTACTTTCGTCTGTGCGCAAAGGAGTGTCGTGAGTGTCTCCCAGAATGCTGAGTGGACAGTGACGTAGATTGCTGTTGCCATTGCGAGCTGAGATGCGTCGCAAAACCCGTGGAATTCACAATTCGTGGCCTTTGAAGTGTTAATCCAGCGTGGAATGTTGAGTGTGTCGATTTGTTGAAGTTCGAGTTGCAGTGATTGCCATGATTGCAATACTTTCGACGGGACCTGGTGATCCGAACCGATTTTTTGCAACCACAATTCCTGCAGCAGCATCTTTGCCTTGATTGTGAGCGGTGATAAAAATCCCAGTAGATCGAAGATCTGAGCCACCTCAGATAAGATTGTTCGTTTGGAGGACTTGTTTTGATTGTCCGAGTGGCTTTTCATGATGAATCTAAAATTGTCCGACTTTGCGTGCCAGTACAATCCTAGCAGTTTGCTCGCGCAGTCTCCAAGCTGGTGCGGTTCATCACATGCTCCACCTGGTGAAATGAAATTGAGTACTTCTTCGCTGTTTGATTGCCACTTGGCTAGTGGGAAACCGCCCGCCGTGCAGATTTGTTTTAATTGATTGGCGATTGCTTTTAGCTCAGAAGTGTTATCAGCTCTGCCGAAAATATCGTTGACATATCTGCCGTACTTGAGTGCAGGTACTGCGAGTGGAtaattttttccttcgtccTCCAGGAGTTGTTGAAGGACTCGGACGGCAAGGAACGGTGCTGATCTCGTGCCGTAAGTGACTGTGGTGAGATGATATGGCATAAtctctttattattattgaaccAAAGAATGCGTTGCAAGTCCCAGTCGTCTGGGTGCACGTTGATTTGCCGGAACATTTTTTCAATGTCTGTCGAGACGATGTATTGGTGTTGTCGGACATATAGAAGTACGTCGGTGATATCAAGTTGAATTTTTGCTCCGATGTGCAGAAAATCGTTGAGTGATTTTAATGATGAGGTGACAGACGAGCCGTCGAAGATGACTCTGAGTTTGGTGCTGACACTGTCGGGTCGTAATACTCCGTGATGTGACAGATAGTATACTGCCTGAGTACGCTGGTGACATTTAACAGCTGACTCACCGTTTGAGACCCTCAACCCTCATGATACCGAAGTATCATATGCTAAGGTCATCTCGGTGGTGAAATTAGCTGATTCAATGTCGTTGTCAGCATTGAGTGAAGTTGGCGTGTTTGATACGGCAGTCATGTGTGCCATTTCTTCGTAGACTTGCATGAATTCTGTGTAGAATTGCTTGTATTCTTGATTGGTGTTGAGTTTGTTGCTTATTTGCTGTAGCCGTCGATGTGCTGAGTTGTACGAATTTCCCAGATTCAATTTTTCTGAGATTATTGGCAGTCGGACGATGTATCGCCCTGATTGGTCACGTTGATGTGTCGTTTTGAAGTGTTTTTCACATTTCTGGGGTCAGTTCACTGACCGATTGCTCTGGAACTTCTTCTTGAATCCAGAATCGAGTGAGAGACGAGGCTGCTGAGTTGATGTGAGTGATGCTGGTCCAATGATGGCCAGCCGAAAATTGAAAGTTGAGCAATTGAAGTGATTGACGGGTACCTGATGATGTTTGGTTTAATAATTCGACCGAAAAAATCAGCGTGGATGATGATGTTCACTGGTTGTGGCAGAAAGAAACTCGGATCTGCAAGCTTGATATGGTGAGGATTAGTCCATGGTTCAGATGACGTGCGTGATGGTGAACGGACAGTAAGAATTGGTAAAATCTGACAACGATTTGCACAGTTGTGTCAGAGTGACTTGCCTTGAGTATGAGGTCAGCTGACCCCTTTGATGTAATGATATTCTTACCGCCGATTCCCGTGATGGTAACTGATGAGTGGCGTCTTTTGATTGAAGCTTGACTGATGAGATGTTTAGAGACGAGTGAAATTTCTGACCCAAAGTCGATCAGAATTCTAACGTTGATTTGCTAAATCGGCGTGATGATTAGTGCTTTTGCAGTAGCTAGTAAAGTGATTGCAGTCGATGAGTGCGTGGCGGAGTTGAGTGATGATTGAATTGAGTGGTTGGATTGACATGAGTAATTGGAGGCTGCACAAACATCCTATTGGGGATTGTCGGTGAATTTGCGTGGCTCGATTTGAATTGTAGCAGCTGGCAAACTTGTGGCTGTAGCTGCTTTGTGCAACATTGAGTGGTGATTGCGATTGCAAATCTTGCACCGCGGAGAGCTTTTGCACGATGCAAGGTTGTGTCTGCCCATACAGTTCTTGCAGATGTGTCGTTGGATAACTACTGCACGACGATATTGAGGTGACAGAGTGCGGAACTTTTGGCATGAAGGAATGAAGTGCGCTCAAAAGCAGCAATCACACTGATAAAACGAGTCTTGGTGAGCTGGCTGAGTAGCAGTTTTGCGTGCGGTGGCGTGAAGTgcgttttttagtttttgctgaTTGCTTGAGGTGCTGGCAGTTGATTGCTGACGAGCTGACTCTGTGTTCTCGAGAGTGCGAGCCCGCTGACTGATAAAGTCCTTGAGTTGCGTGTAAGTTGGATATGTCGATTGATTGCTAACTGAGGATTCCCACAGTTCGCGAATGCGGCTTGAGAGTTGCTTGATGGTGGAATAAGCAACCAGATAATCCCAATTGTCTGTTGATTCGCCAATGAGTGCGAGTGCGTTGAATGCGGAATCTACCCCAGAGATGAGTTGCTGCAGAAATTCGGCAGATTCTTTCTGCTTTTGAGTGGCTGAGTGTTCTTGAAGTAGATGTGAAAGTTGAGCGTCGATGAGAACTCGTTTGTTCCCGTAGCGTTCTTTGAGTGCTGGCCAGGCCGTTGAAAACGCCGTTTCAGTAACCGGGATGTGTGAGATGAGCTCGAGTGCTGGACCAGTAACGGCAACTCGCAAATAATGCAGTCGCTCAAGATCTGTGAGTGTTGAGTTGTTGATTACCATTGACTGGAAGAGAGTGCAAAACGAGGTCCAGTGCTGGTAACCCCCGTCGAAGTTCGGCAGCGGCAGCTTTGGTAACTTTGGTTGAGGCTGTATTGCTTCACGATATGACTGAGGTGCAGGAGTGTCGATTGGCTAAAAACGGGCTGCAGCTAGTTGGCGAATAACGCAGATGATGCTTGCTTCTTGTGGGTAAACATCATCCGCAAAATACTCGTGATTGAGATGTGCTACTGGCCAGGTAATTTCCGGAAGCAAGTGCTCTTTGAGGAAAGCCCTGTGTACTTCCTCGGCTGATTGTAAAATTACCTTGATTGCAGAGCTGTCCTTATCCCggaaatttttgatttgcttGAAGTGTAGAGTGAGTGCCTTAACGCGATTGATTTGCGATCTGGCTTTAAGCACGAGCTCGTCAGGTAGCCGTGCGGGTGATTGTGCACGTTTTGACGAGTGAGTGGATTTGACAGGACCTGTCTCGTCCACATCCGAGTGCACAGGTGATTGTCGTCCTGACGTAACAGGCACGTTGACTGTAGGTGCTGATAGCACCGTTGACTTGTGACTTTGTGTCGACTTGATCGATTGCACGTCCGAATCTTTACACTCCGGATTGAGTGCCTCGCTATCGGATATGATTTGACCCGCAAAACTGTATTATATAgattgtacaaaaaatcaaaagaaaaaagtcaCAAAGAATTAACCGGAAAGCACAAAAGCCGCGGAGAACAAACGCGTGATGATCCGGCTCAGTTTGTTACCTATAACATATAAGCATATTAGCAAGAACAAGCAGTAACAAGATTatctgttacccatttgttacttctagcaaattcaattattttaaataaaattcagtgttttttattattttgctttatttaataataaaataaaaatcatatatttagttaaattaataatatgcctattattattgcataaaAGTAGAAACTTCAACTTAGAACTGATatatacaacttaaaactaatatatgcaacttaaaactaatatttacaacataaaactaatatgtacaaCTTAGAACTAATttatacaacttaaaactaatatttacaacgtaaaactaatatgtacaaCTTCGAACTAATATTTACGACTTAAAACTAATACGTGCTCTTCCGATGACATAGGCAGTTTCGAagcgagctccacgtaatgTTCGTTTTCCAAGTCACGGGTGATGCGGATAATCGAATGATGCATCTTTGCCGCTATGACGCGGCATTCGCGCAATAATTTGCTTTGTGCCTGCACCTCGGCCTTTTCTGGCATCTAGaaagttaaattataaaaattagcttctgttttaatttggtaaTGTAATACTGCGTTACTTACTTTGTCTGTTAGGGACTTTTTAATGGCAGTGAGTCGGGTCTCAATGGCATCCAGCTTCTGGATTAtatctgaaaaacataaatgtatttttataaagcaaatactaatacatacatttatataataatacattatACCTGCATGGCCGCCAGAAGATGGTGACGGTACCACAATTTGTGATGGTTCTACTCGAGGAGCGCAAACGAAGTggtaagatatttttttaaacactttatctgcaaaaaaatattattaaaaaatgaaaaatatttatgttcaataCAACCTCTATGGGGGCTCAACGGTTGTGAGCATTCAACTTTGGAATCCATTTCTTCCACGAGGTCATCGAAATTCATTctatgaaaaatcataaaaaagatGATGATtagtgatattttaattttaatttgatttttagaaTCATGCTTCGGAGCAGAAATGCGTATATGCATATTCGAACTATGTTCACTTTTACACATTATGAAACactaatgttgtttttattttaaacaaatttagatATTCTGCTGATATCTTAAACGAACAAGTGAACATTTTTAGTTATAGAGGAGGTTCTTCAGTTCAagagtatatatacttattctCGCGGGaatatttgagatatttgcgtttaaagctGAAAATAACCACTATTCGAAGAACgtatttttcgatttaaaattaattttacacttatatttcgcatttttatgtccactaacacttcactaattcgtgtggattttttttaatattaacttattGTTCAAAGGATTACACTATTGATCTGcagaacctcctctatccgaccatacctattttattcccgaaatcctggatATTCTAAATTCTacacaattataattgtaacCGGACAATTCGTttcaatttagattttaaattttttacatttacatatatgtagatataacgcgcaaattacatatttcacaaaaattcacTATCTATAACaactatttgaattaaatatgcactatttaactttaataatttaaaacttactctcttatttgtttgttatacATAATAGatttgaattttccaaatggtccaaatgatttctgtaatattaaaattttttttcctttttctccttcttaatctttttccttttctgtataatatataaaagaaattaataattaattctaaaatatcaaattatcaaataacaaacttacctctttaaaatccaaaataaactgcgcttttcgttttcttcttcttgaaaaaattgGGTATTCGTCTATCCTATTCTAGCAAACTAacattacaatatgtttagaatgtcgatagtttttctctatcttacttacgtaatctatcattcaattaaaaattccacaatatgtaacagtgttagtgaacagctgaaaatgtttcaatgtgtttgtgcaatctgttacctccgtcttgcagggaAGTGAGCCACTTATTTCCGTTTATAGCGTGGCTAGAGTGTTGCAACTTTTTAACAGTGTGACCAGAGTGTGGGCCTTgcattgtaatttttataaccgAGTGACTAGAGTGTGGGCACCCGAATAACTGCATTGCATTGGCAACCCGAATaactacatttcttttaattacatCTCTGTGCCTAAAAAAGGCAGATTTCGATCAGGTGATCTCAGCTGtgaaaaattcttggaaaacttccgattcttttgttacttgtagGGTTATACAATAAACGACAGCGGAACCAAAATCGTCGAGCACTGACACGAGCATTATTCAATCCTCTTGCTTTTGAATATGATTCTGAAGTAGACTATTCATCACATTCGCTAATTATGATTGGTAGTATGGACAATGAATGTCAATATTGTCATGCTTTTAAATACAAAGGTGAATCGGCCGGTTTATGTTGCACATCTGGAAAAATTTCTCTGATATCGCTAAGTCCGCCACCAGAATCTT contains:
- the LOC126766602 gene encoding uncharacterized protein LOC126766602, translating into MFRQINVHPDDWDLQRILWFNNNKEIMPYHLTTVTYGTRSAPFLAVRVLQQLLEDEGKNYPLAVPALKYGRYVNDIFGRADNTSELKAIANQLKQICTAGGFPLAKWQSNSEEVLNFISPGGACDEPHQLGDCASKLLGLYWHAKSDNFRFIMKSHSDNQNKSSKRTILSEVAQIFDLLGFLSPLTIKAKMLLQELWLQKIGSDHQVPSKVLQSWQSLQLELQQIDTLNIPRWINTSKATNCEFHGFCDASQLAMATAIYVTVHSAFWETLTTLLCAQTKVAPLKRLTIPRLELSAALLISKLITYVKATLQVDAQSTTLSTNSLVTLTWIRSHASRWKDYVRNQVVNIQQLTTDCNWRYVPGKQNPADCASRDITLAQLSSHSLWWTGPPWLSKSQCHWPWQPDTQDDTISQEARPNLTLVMTTTQPINQCELIHRYSNLRTLIHVTATIFRAIDTLKRIPGSSLAAPLTPTDIERPTIYWAKSAQAAYFSLELRQLKANRALPTNHPFHRLTAFIDEHGL
- the LOC126766603 gene encoding uncharacterized protein LOC126766603 isoform X2; this translates as MDSKVECSQPLSPHRDKVFKKISYHFVCAPRVEPSQIVVPSPSSGGHADIIQKLDAIETRLTAIKKSLTDKMPEKAEVQAQSKLLRECRVIAAKMHHSIIRITRDLENEHYVELASKLPMSSEEHVLVLSRKY
- the LOC126766603 gene encoding uncharacterized protein LOC126766603 isoform X1; protein product: MDSKVECSQPLSPHRDKVFKKISYHFVCAPRVEPSQIVVPSPSSGGHAGIMYYYINVCISICFIKIHLCFSDIIQKLDAIETRLTAIKKSLTDKMPEKAEVQAQSKLLRECRVIAAKMHHSIIRITRDLENEHYVELASKLPMSSEEHVLVLSRKY